A window of the Erpetoichthys calabaricus chromosome 10, fErpCal1.3, whole genome shotgun sequence genome harbors these coding sequences:
- the nsun4 gene encoding 5-methylcytosine rRNA methyltransferase NSUN4 produces the protein MALLSDTRVLWKNIRCFTALVPRRYRVKKKWAATLPKISSSKRALQNFDVNYSTQFGESWPIIRASLLSEQKYGALVNNFSLGTTDLQGASDFIYEGVMKTLDTNNRDNQVSNVHPTQAAGMSESVNSASEMEAVMLSFGISPNIKCFTFPKGDISRFKPARQDSFGILEYYLLDAASVLPVLALDVRPGNVVLDLCAAPGGKTLALLQTQACWKLAVNDSSVSRTDRLKRVLQSYLPREHYIKENIRITSFDGRKWGDLESRTFDRVLVDVPCTTDRHSLLEDENNIFAKHRAKEREMLPILQMQLLLAGIQATKQGGEVVYSTCTLSQFQNECVVEQAIQIAEEELGRKIQIVDLSLIAQLFRNTFYFAQDVKLGELVVPQLSANFGPMYFCKMRCLN, from the exons ATGGCGCTGCTCAGCGACACGAGAGTGTTATGGAAGAATATCAGGTGTTTTACTGCACTCGTTCCCCGACGATACAGGGTTAAAAAGAAATGg gcaGCAACTCTCCCTAAAATCTCCTCTTCAAAGCGAGCGCTACAGAATTTTGATGTAAATTATAGTACACAGTTTGGAGAGAGTTGGCCTATAATTCGAGCTAGCTTGCTCTCTGAGCAGAAGTATGGAGCCCTCgttaataatttttctttgggAACTACAGACCTACAAGGAGCTAGTGATTTTATATATGAAGGTGTTATGAAGACCCTGGATACAAACAATAGGGATAATCAAGTATCAAATGTGCATCCTACACAGGCAGCTGGAATGTCTGAAAGTGTGAATTCAGCATCAGAAATGGAAGCAGTTATGTTATCCTTTGGCATAAGTCCCAACATTAAGTGTTTTACATTTCCTAAAGGTGACATTTCTCGATTTAAGCCTGCCAG GCAAGACAGTTTTGGGATTCTTGAATATTATTTATTGGATGCAGCTTCAGTTCTTCCAGTTTTGGCTCTTGACGTGAGGCCAGGAAATGTCGTTCTTGATCTATGTGCAGCACCTGGTGGAAAGACTCTGGCTCTTCTTCAGACCCAGGCATGCT GGAAGCTTGCAGTGAATGATTCTTCTGTGTCTCGCACCGATCGGCTCAAAAGAGTGTTGCAAAGCTACTTACCTAGGGAACATTACATCAAGGAGAACATTAGAATCACCTCATTTGATGGTAGGAAGTGGGGTGATCTGGAAAGCAGAACGTTTGATAGG GTACTTGTGGATGTTCCATGCACAACAGACAGACATTCACTACTAGAggatgaaaataatatttttgcaaaacacAGGGCTAAAGAACGGGAAATGTTGCCAATCTTGCAGATGCAACTTCTGTT GGCAGGAATCCAGGCAACAAAGCAAGGAGGGGAGGTTGTTTATTCTACTTGTACTCTTTCACAATTTCAGAACGAGTGTGTGGTGGAACAAGCAATTCAGATAGCAGAAGAGGAGCTTGGACGGAAAATTCAGATTGTAGATTTATCACTCATTGCACAACTGTTTAGGAACACTTTTTATTTTGCTCAAGATGTCAAACTGGGGGAGCTTGTGGTTCCACAACTCAGTGCAAACTTTGGACCcatgtatttttgtaaaatgcGCTGTTTGAATtaa